The following coding sequences lie in one Synechococcus sp. PCC 7336 genomic window:
- a CDS encoding DUF1257 domain-containing protein — MSHFSTLRTKISDAEILQQSLRDIGLTVHNQADVRGYNGQRVRADIVAQLEGEYDLGWSRNPDGSFDLIADLWGVAKKHNQTELINSINQKYAVNKTLTEAKRPGLQNANVRLMVHS, encoded by the coding sequence ATGTCTCACTTTAGCACTCTGCGTACCAAGATTTCCGATGCTGAAATTCTCCAGCAATCCTTGCGCGACATAGGCTTGACCGTTCACAACCAGGCGGATGTTCGCGGCTACAACGGCCAGCGGGTTCGGGCTGACATTGTGGCTCAATTGGAAGGGGAGTACGATTTGGGCTGGTCTCGCAACCCCGATGGCTCCTTCGATCTGATTGCCGACCTCTGGGGTGTGGCGAAGAAGCACAATCAGACCGAGCTGATCAATTCCATCAATCAAAAGTATGCGGTCAATAAAACTTTGACAGAAGCAAAGCGCCCCGGCCTACAAAATGCCAATGTGCGTTTGATGGTTCACAGCTAG
- a CDS encoding DUF433 domain-containing protein produces the protein MPHATDIGTLVIRSPNINSGRPTLAGTKTSVRRIAVLYKQGAGAEEIASRLSHINLAQVYAALAYYHANRDEIEADLAEEEAEYWKLAAPNPKA, from the coding sequence ATGCCACATGCTACTGATATAGGCACATTAGTGATTCGCTCCCCCAACATCAATAGCGGCCGCCCAACGCTCGCAGGCACGAAAACTTCTGTCCGGAGAATTGCGGTTCTCTACAAGCAAGGGGCAGGAGCAGAAGAAATTGCAAGTCGTCTAAGCCATATCAACCTCGCCCAAGTTTATGCAGCCTTAGCTTACTACCATGCCAATCGCGACGAAATTGAGGCCGACTTAGCAGAAGAAGAGGCCGAGTATTGGAAACTGGCCGCACCAAACCCCAAGGCTTAG
- a CDS encoding cation-translocating P-type ATPase produces the protein MSSWHRVEIPTAIEGLQTDTQCGLSAAEVERRQERYGPNELIEGKRKQPWRIVWEQITASLVLLLLAAAAISAVVGDLTDTLAILAIVVLNAYLGFRQEYRAERAMAALKRLAIPSVKVRRDGQVREVSARDLVPGDIVLLEAGNRVPADGRLWETAALKVQESALTGESEAADKDAQVVFAEDRALGDRCNMLYRGTTVTYGRGAIVVTATGMETELGRIARSIQTVKTELTPLQRRLEDLGKALGLAAAVVAGTILVLGLLRGESLDLMLLTAISLAVAAVPEGLPAVVTISLALGAQRMLQRNALVRNLPAVETLGSVTAICSDKTGTLTENRMTVTAIELAGQPVDGLQCGDRQQLVLAASEPPALGLLLLSGALCNDAVLSSEWECPDACQAIGDPTETALVVAAAQAGLQTVDLARAFPRVAEVPFDSDRKRMTTLHQVSIAEAGELPLWDSMHLLGKPATLAVSKGALDSLLAICTRVWVDCREVPLDGEWQQRIQTRHDRMAAKGLRVLAIAVRSWEAPLTEAAPSSLERDFTWLGLVGLRDPLRPAAKEAVQTARQAGIRVVVITGDHPETARHIARELEILEDGGLLTGMELSGLSPAELEDRIESVQVFARVSPEDKLDIIRALQRRGQIVAMTGDGINDAPALKKADIGVAMGIVGTDVAKEAADVVLQDDNFATIVAAVRDGRAIYDNIRKFLKYTLTGNVGQIWLILLAPFLGMPLPLNPLQILWINLIADGMLALAIGVEPGEEGVMRRPPRNPKQNIFAGGLGRDIVAIGLLLGLVLLVFACQYPSVDLVRWQTAIFTTLAFSRIGLALTIRSDTDSLFKLGLMSNQPLLGVAVLTFGLQLGTIYLPLLQTLFETASLPLADLAIAFAVSTIPFWALELQKWMARRRSTSFC, from the coding sequence GTGAGCAGTTGGCATCGCGTCGAGATTCCAACCGCAATTGAAGGGCTGCAGACCGATACCCAGTGCGGCCTGAGCGCAGCGGAGGTGGAACGGCGCCAAGAGCGGTACGGACCTAACGAGCTGATTGAGGGGAAGCGCAAGCAGCCTTGGCGGATTGTGTGGGAGCAGATAACTGCGTCCCTGGTGCTGCTATTGCTCGCTGCCGCAGCCATCTCGGCGGTGGTGGGGGATCTCACCGATACCCTGGCAATTTTGGCGATTGTCGTGCTGAACGCCTACTTGGGATTTCGTCAGGAATATCGGGCCGAACGGGCGATGGCGGCGTTGAAACGATTGGCAATTCCCAGCGTGAAGGTGCGCCGAGACGGACAGGTGCGGGAGGTGAGCGCGAGGGATTTAGTGCCGGGGGATATCGTGCTGCTGGAAGCGGGGAATAGGGTGCCAGCGGACGGTCGCCTCTGGGAAACTGCGGCTCTGAAGGTGCAAGAGTCTGCTCTCACGGGCGAGTCAGAGGCGGCGGACAAAGACGCGCAGGTGGTGTTTGCGGAGGATCGTGCTTTAGGCGATCGCTGCAATATGCTCTATCGGGGCACGACGGTGACCTACGGTCGCGGCGCGATCGTGGTGACGGCAACGGGCATGGAGACGGAGCTGGGTCGGATTGCTCGCTCGATTCAGACGGTTAAAACCGAGCTTACGCCTTTGCAGCGGCGCTTGGAGGATTTGGGTAAAGCGCTGGGGTTAGCGGCTGCCGTAGTGGCTGGCACCATCCTGGTGTTGGGGTTGCTGCGGGGGGAATCCCTCGATTTAATGCTGCTGACGGCAATTAGTTTGGCAGTGGCGGCGGTGCCGGAAGGGTTGCCTGCTGTGGTGACCATTTCTCTGGCGCTGGGTGCCCAGCGGATGTTGCAGCGCAATGCTCTGGTGCGGAATCTGCCAGCGGTCGAAACCCTCGGTTCTGTGACGGCGATCTGTTCCGATAAAACAGGCACCCTGACCGAAAATCGCATGACAGTCACGGCGATCGAGCTGGCGGGCCAGCCGGTGGATGGGTTGCAGTGTGGCGATAGACAGCAGCTTGTCCTGGCGGCAAGCGAGCCACCTGCCTTGGGGCTGTTGCTCCTGAGTGGCGCTTTGTGCAACGACGCGGTCTTGAGCTCCGAGTGGGAGTGCCCCGATGCCTGTCAAGCAATTGGCGATCCGACGGAGACGGCTTTAGTAGTGGCGGCGGCACAGGCGGGCTTGCAGACGGTCGATCTGGCGCGGGCTTTTCCGCGCGTTGCCGAAGTTCCGTTCGATTCCGATCGCAAGCGCATGACCACTCTCCACCAAGTCTCGATCGCCGAGGCAGGAGAACTGCCGCTGTGGGATTCCATGCACTTGCTGGGGAAGCCCGCGACGCTGGCGGTGAGTAAGGGGGCACTGGACAGCCTGCTGGCAATTTGCACTCGGGTTTGGGTCGATTGCCGCGAGGTCCCGCTGGATGGGGAGTGGCAGCAGCGGATTCAAACCCGTCACGATCGCATGGCGGCCAAAGGATTGCGGGTGTTGGCGATCGCCGTTCGCAGTTGGGAGGCCCCCCTGACCGAGGCCGCTCCGAGCAGTTTGGAGCGGGACTTTACTTGGCTGGGTTTGGTCGGCCTGCGCGATCCGCTGCGACCGGCAGCCAAGGAGGCAGTGCAAACCGCTCGGCAAGCAGGCATTCGAGTGGTCGTGATTACGGGGGACCATCCCGAGACAGCTCGCCACATTGCCCGCGAGTTGGAAATTCTTGAGGATGGCGGTCTTTTGACGGGGATGGAGTTGAGTGGTCTGTCTCCTGCAGAACTGGAAGATCGGATCGAATCAGTGCAGGTGTTTGCCCGAGTGTCGCCGGAGGACAAGCTGGATATTATTCGGGCCTTGCAGCGGCGGGGACAGATCGTAGCCATGACGGGGGATGGGATTAACGATGCGCCTGCGCTGAAGAAGGCGGATATTGGGGTGGCGATGGGGATTGTGGGAACGGATGTGGCCAAGGAGGCGGCTGATGTGGTGTTGCAGGACGACAATTTTGCCACCATTGTGGCTGCGGTGCGGGATGGGCGGGCGATCTATGACAATATTCGCAAGTTTCTGAAGTACACGCTGACGGGCAATGTGGGTCAGATCTGGCTCATTCTGCTGGCTCCGTTTTTGGGTATGCCGCTACCCCTCAATCCCTTGCAAATTCTCTGGATTAATTTAATTGCGGATGGCATGTTGGCTCTGGCGATCGGGGTAGAGCCTGGAGAGGAGGGGGTAATGCGGCGTCCCCCTCGCAATCCGAAGCAGAATATTTTTGCGGGCGGTCTGGGACGAGATATTGTGGCGATCGGGCTGCTGTTGGGGTTGGTTTTACTGGTCTTTGCTTGTCAGTACCCGTCAGTGGATTTGGTGCGCTGGCAGACGGCAATTTTCACCACGTTGGCGTTTTCCCGTATTGGTTTGGCCCTGACGATTCGGTCCGATACGGATTCGTTATTTAAACTCGGATTGATGTCGAATCAGCCGCTGTTGGGGGTGGCGGTGCTCACGTTTGGCCTGCAGTTGGGGACTATCTACTTGCCGTTGTTGCAGACGCTGTTCGAGACGGCGTCTCTCCCGCTGGCAGATCTGGCGATCGCCTTTGCGGTCAGTACTATCCCGTTCTGGGCGTTGGAGCTGCAAAAGTGGATGGCTCGGCGGCGTTCAACCAGCTTCTGCTAG
- a CDS encoding S-layer homology domain-containing protein, with product MQRCRRVTFAAISLAALALTACRGKRWGEQIETAVAPIAPSEQESDRVDPSSDIPDRVPDGETPPQFDRRFSDVDESDLAAPAIAALDTLGVFDSIEGDRFQPSRSVRREEFARWLVLANNRLYANDPTRQIRLPAVTETPLFLDVPEDHPEFVYIQALGNAGFVDGGAAREFKPRNLLSRADLIALKAPLDLLPIAIEGDRAALNSTWGFADGNEIPEDAVAAIVADFSLDRDSNIRRTYGIIRSFNPQAPASRAEAAISLSEFGLGEDRREAIALVESGDLSFPTPTPTPEADPFREEGDEPLPSPTSEPEGTAEPIVEPSPEPSAESNDSTGEFITDEFEGDDVITAP from the coding sequence GTGCAACGTTGCCGTCGTGTCACTTTTGCTGCCATCTCGCTTGCTGCACTTGCCCTGACAGCTTGCCGAGGTAAGCGATGGGGGGAACAGATCGAAACGGCTGTTGCGCCGATCGCTCCATCCGAGCAAGAGTCCGATCGGGTCGATCCCAGCTCGGACATTCCCGATCGCGTTCCAGATGGAGAGACGCCCCCTCAGTTCGATCGCCGCTTTAGCGATGTGGACGAGTCCGATCTAGCTGCCCCCGCGATCGCCGCTCTCGATACTCTGGGGGTATTCGACTCGATTGAGGGCGATCGCTTCCAGCCCAGCCGCAGCGTTCGCCGCGAGGAATTTGCCCGCTGGCTGGTTTTGGCCAACAACCGGCTGTATGCCAACGACCCCACCCGCCAAATTCGCCTTCCGGCGGTCACCGAGACCCCTCTATTTTTGGATGTGCCAGAGGACCATCCCGAGTTTGTCTACATTCAAGCACTGGGTAATGCGGGGTTTGTGGATGGTGGTGCTGCGCGTGAATTCAAGCCCCGCAATCTCCTGTCTCGGGCGGACCTAATTGCTTTGAAAGCTCCACTGGATCTGCTGCCGATAGCGATTGAGGGCGATCGCGCCGCGCTGAATAGTACTTGGGGCTTTGCGGATGGGAATGAGATTCCCGAGGACGCGGTGGCGGCGATCGTCGCGGATTTTAGCCTCGATCGCGACTCCAATATCCGCCGCACGTACGGCATTATCCGCAGCTTCAATCCGCAAGCACCTGCGAGCCGAGCGGAAGCGGCGATCTCGTTATCCGAGTTTGGGCTGGGGGAAGACCGTCGCGAGGCGATCGCATTAGTCGAGTCGGGCGATCTCAGCTTCCCCACTCCAACCCCCACGCCCGAGGCTGACCCTTTTAGGGAAGAGGGGGACGAGCCTTTACCCTCTCCGACCTCCGAGCCGGAGGGGACAGCCGAGCCCATTGTCGAACCGTCTCCAGAGCCGAGTGCGGAGTCCAACGACTCTACTGGCGAATTTATTACTGATGAGTTTGAGGGGGATGACGTTATTACAGCCCCTTGA
- a CDS encoding HigA family addiction module antitoxin — protein MSQTLVPARVSSPGRILSRELDARGWTQKDLAVIVERPPQTINEIVKGKKQITPETAMDLAAALGTSAEFWTNLEANYRLHLAQKEAGQSSGDSSISRRGRLYSLAPIPEMVKRGWIEGADSIDKLEKAVCDFFGVVRIEEAVQLAVNCRQSEVFEAEGRAQIAWVKRVENLVRNREVAVFDRAKLRDAIPDLLEYARKAEDVALVPQKLASLGVHFAIVPHLQKTYLDGAAFYVEGTPVVALTLRHKRIDNFWFTLMHELGHIVAGHKGSYLDNMENLAVTEEEAEANQLAADWLLEPQDLSEFVAETSPYFSTKKVQQFSISQNRHPGILAGRLHREELIPYKNHRKFLVKVDRYLEGWIAQ, from the coding sequence ATGAGTCAGACTTTAGTACCAGCAAGGGTTTCGTCTCCTGGGCGGATTCTGAGTCGCGAGTTGGATGCTCGGGGATGGACTCAGAAGGATTTGGCTGTGATTGTGGAGCGTCCTCCACAAACGATTAACGAGATTGTTAAGGGGAAGAAGCAGATCACTCCTGAGACGGCTATGGATTTGGCTGCGGCGTTGGGGACGTCTGCTGAGTTCTGGACAAATTTGGAGGCGAACTACCGTCTGCATCTGGCTCAAAAGGAGGCTGGACAATCCTCAGGGGATAGTTCGATTTCTCGCAGGGGGCGATTATATAGCCTTGCGCCCATACCTGAGATGGTTAAGCGAGGTTGGATTGAGGGTGCCGATTCCATTGACAAGTTGGAGAAGGCGGTTTGTGATTTTTTTGGTGTTGTTCGGATTGAGGAGGCAGTTCAGCTTGCTGTGAACTGCAGACAGTCTGAAGTGTTTGAGGCGGAGGGCCGCGCGCAGATTGCATGGGTGAAGCGGGTTGAGAACTTGGTTAGGAATCGCGAGGTGGCTGTTTTTGACCGTGCAAAACTGCGGGATGCGATTCCCGATCTGCTTGAGTATGCGCGTAAAGCTGAGGATGTGGCGTTGGTGCCGCAAAAGCTTGCCAGTTTGGGGGTGCATTTTGCGATCGTGCCTCATTTGCAAAAGACTTATTTGGATGGTGCTGCCTTCTATGTGGAAGGAACGCCGGTGGTTGCACTGACTCTAAGGCACAAGCGGATCGATAATTTTTGGTTCACGCTCATGCACGAGCTAGGGCATATTGTGGCCGGACACAAAGGTAGCTATCTGGACAACATGGAAAATCTAGCCGTGACGGAGGAGGAGGCAGAGGCGAATCAGCTTGCGGCTGACTGGTTACTGGAGCCACAGGATTTGTCTGAGTTTGTGGCAGAGACCTCACCCTATTTCTCTACAAAGAAGGTGCAGCAATTCTCAATATCCCAGAATCGACATCCTGGTATTTTAGCAGGTCGCCTCCACCGCGAGGAGTTGATTCCTTACAAGAATCATCGGAAGTTTTTGGTCAAAGTAGATCGGTATCTAGAAGGCTGGATCGCGCAGTAA
- a CDS encoding elongation factor G, whose translation MNGRRLSDSRNIAIVGPYSSGKTTVLESLLSVTGTITRKGAVTQGNTVGDGTPEARNRQMSTEVNVASAEYGDILFNFLDCPGSIELGQETYNALVGVDLAIVVCEPDQLISTSTEHKAVTLALLFQFLDDWEIPHLVLINKMDRIRGTYVGMLKALKSVSRRPVIPQQYPIRQGNDVVGFIDLVDEQAYHYHSGAPADPVPLPDELKAEEREARQEMLETLADFDDRLMEELLEDIDPPQAEIEQDLKQELGEDAIVPVFIGISRTGFGTRPLLDALVREAPEPSVAAERRGLKGTESGEPLVQVLKTYYTQQGGKLSLVRVWQGTLRENSVLNGSRAGGLYQLMGQQQRSLQQAAAGTIVALSRLDTAATGDVLSTIEVDDELLQADRLEPVFALAIAPENRKDEVKLSGALTKLVEEDPSLHWEHHGDTHEVMLWGQGNIHLQIALDRLRTKFNLPMDTHMPHVSYRETIRKPRESVHGRYKRQSGGHGQFGDVYVDIQPLPRGKGNAFDQKIVGGAVPKQYIPGVESGVREYLQHGPLGFPVVDVAVTLKDGSYHSVDSSEQAFKQAARLAMQAGMPECDPQLLEPIDEIEVSVPSEFTSNVLGIISGRRGQILGYNPRTGWTGWDVVSAYMPEAEMQTLIVELRSQTLGVATFSRKYDRLQEVPDKLKERILAEVNSG comes from the coding sequence ATGAACGGTAGAAGGCTATCGGACTCACGAAACATTGCCATCGTGGGTCCGTACTCCAGTGGAAAAACAACGGTTTTAGAAAGCCTATTGTCCGTAACTGGAACCATTACCCGCAAAGGTGCCGTCACCCAGGGAAATACGGTCGGAGATGGAACCCCCGAAGCCCGCAATCGCCAAATGAGCACCGAAGTCAATGTCGCCAGCGCTGAGTATGGCGACATTTTGTTTAATTTCCTCGATTGTCCCGGCTCGATAGAACTGGGCCAAGAAACCTACAATGCTCTCGTGGGCGTAGATTTGGCGATCGTGGTGTGCGAGCCCGATCAGCTCATCTCCACCTCCACCGAACACAAAGCCGTCACCCTCGCCCTCCTATTCCAATTTTTGGATGACTGGGAAATTCCCCACCTCGTCCTGATTAACAAAATGGATCGCATTCGCGGCACCTATGTCGGGATGCTGAAGGCACTCAAATCTGTTTCCCGCCGCCCTGTCATTCCGCAGCAATACCCCATCCGGCAAGGGAATGACGTCGTCGGCTTTATCGACTTGGTCGACGAGCAAGCTTACCACTATCACAGCGGTGCGCCCGCCGACCCCGTACCGCTGCCCGACGAGTTAAAGGCCGAAGAACGAGAGGCCCGTCAGGAAATGTTGGAAACACTGGCGGATTTTGACGATCGCTTAATGGAGGAATTGCTGGAAGATATCGACCCTCCGCAAGCGGAAATCGAACAGGATCTCAAGCAGGAGCTAGGCGAAGACGCGATCGTTCCCGTTTTCATTGGTATCTCCCGGACTGGCTTCGGCACCCGTCCGCTGCTCGACGCCCTCGTGCGCGAAGCTCCCGAACCCAGTGTGGCTGCCGAACGGCGGGGTCTGAAGGGGACCGAGTCTGGCGAACCGCTCGTACAGGTGCTCAAAACCTACTACACCCAACAAGGGGGCAAGCTCTCTCTCGTGCGGGTCTGGCAGGGAACGTTGCGGGAGAATTCCGTCTTGAATGGCTCTCGTGCCGGTGGCCTGTACCAACTGATGGGTCAGCAGCAGCGGAGCTTGCAACAGGCAGCAGCAGGGACGATTGTGGCCTTGAGTCGCTTGGATACTGCGGCAACGGGGGACGTGCTCTCGACCATCGAGGTGGATGATGAGTTACTGCAGGCGGACAGGCTAGAGCCGGTGTTTGCGCTGGCGATCGCCCCCGAAAACCGCAAAGACGAGGTCAAACTCAGCGGAGCCTTGACCAAATTGGTGGAAGAAGATCCATCCCTCCATTGGGAACACCACGGCGACACCCACGAAGTGATGTTGTGGGGGCAGGGCAACATTCACCTGCAAATTGCCCTCGATCGCCTCAGAACCAAATTCAACTTGCCAATGGACACCCACATGCCCCACGTGTCCTACCGCGAGACCATTCGCAAGCCCCGCGAGTCAGTTCACGGTCGCTACAAGCGCCAATCGGGCGGTCACGGTCAGTTCGGCGACGTTTATGTCGATATTCAGCCATTGCCCCGGGGGAAAGGTAATGCCTTCGACCAGAAAATCGTCGGAGGGGCCGTACCCAAGCAATACATTCCCGGTGTGGAATCGGGGGTGAGGGAATATCTGCAGCACGGACCGTTGGGGTTCCCGGTGGTGGATGTGGCGGTGACCCTCAAGGATGGCAGTTACCACAGTGTGGATAGTTCCGAGCAGGCGTTTAAACAGGCGGCTCGGCTGGCCATGCAAGCGGGTATGCCCGAGTGCGATCCGCAATTATTGGAGCCGATCGACGAGATCGAGGTTTCCGTTCCCTCTGAATTCACCTCCAATGTGCTCGGCATTATCAGCGGGCGGCGGGGGCAAATTTTGGGCTATAACCCCAGGACGGGTTGGACAGGCTGGGATGTGGTGTCTGCCTACATGC
- a CDS encoding GTP-binding protein, which translates to MDVPQRGLPVTIVTGFLGSGKTTLLNHILSNQTGMRTAVLVNEFGEIGIDSELIVSTEEDMVELNNGCMCCTVRGDIAESVLRLMERSDANDKPIDYLVVETTGLADPLPVALTFLGSELRDLTRLDSIVTVVDASNFAPDLFESEVAHSQIAYGDVVVLNKTDLVDEDELKKLEKRIRVLKTEAHILKTVNSQVPLELLLDTDLFKSEAFVEEEHDHHGHDHHGHDHHGHDHHDHSHHLEEDGFNSVSFEADRPFNLDRFQKFLNNLPDGVFRAKGMLWFDESPDRHIFHLCGNRYTINSEDWPENSTPKNQMVLIGQHLKTKPLLKQLENCVQPSAAANKGFGKGLAS; encoded by the coding sequence ATGGACGTGCCCCAGCGCGGACTTCCAGTCACCATCGTGACGGGCTTTTTGGGGAGTGGCAAGACAACGCTGCTCAATCATATTTTGTCGAACCAGACCGGTATGCGGACGGCCGTGCTGGTGAATGAGTTTGGCGAGATTGGGATTGATTCAGAGCTGATCGTCTCCACAGAAGAAGACATGGTGGAGTTGAATAATGGCTGCATGTGTTGCACGGTGCGCGGAGATATTGCCGAGAGCGTGCTGCGGTTGATGGAGCGTTCTGACGCCAATGACAAGCCGATCGACTATTTGGTGGTGGAGACAACGGGATTGGCCGATCCGCTGCCGGTGGCGCTCACCTTTCTCGGATCGGAACTGCGGGATCTGACTCGTCTCGACTCGATTGTGACGGTGGTGGATGCCAGCAACTTTGCTCCCGATTTATTTGAAAGCGAAGTGGCCCACAGCCAGATTGCCTATGGGGATGTGGTGGTGCTCAACAAAACTGACCTCGTGGATGAGGACGAGCTGAAGAAGTTGGAAAAGCGGATTCGGGTGCTCAAGACTGAAGCGCACATTCTCAAGACGGTGAATAGTCAGGTGCCTTTGGAATTGCTGCTAGACACGGATTTGTTTAAGTCTGAGGCGTTCGTGGAAGAAGAGCACGACCATCACGGGCACGACCATCACGGGCACGACCATCACGGGCACGACCATCACGACCATTCGCACCATTTAGAAGAAGACGGGTTTAACTCGGTGTCGTTTGAAGCCGATCGCCCCTTCAATCTCGATCGTTTCCAGAAATTTCTCAATAACCTGCCGGATGGGGTCTTTCGAGCCAAGGGGATGCTGTGGTTTGACGAAAGCCCCGATCGCCACATCTTCCATCTGTGCGGCAATCGCTACACCATCAATAGCGAAGATTGGCCCGAGAACAGTACGCCGAAGAATCAGATGGTTCTGATCGGCCAACATCTCAAAACTAAACCCCTGTTGAAGCAATTAGAAAATTGCGTTCAGCCATCGGCAGCAGCGAACAAAGGGTTCGGTAAGGGACTTGCCAGTTAA
- a CDS encoding type II toxin-antitoxin system RelE/ParE family toxin: MDIICWYPAQQLWVVVLRVKFKKKKLEELYTQEKNAHKYPGVVDDFFEVMSAIAAAKDERDLYALKGFHFEKLQGKRGKEGQRSIRLNKQWRLIVTLENDEDGRFVLVLDIEDYH; encoded by the coding sequence TTGGATATAATTTGCTGGTATCCAGCTCAGCAACTGTGGGTGGTCGTTTTGAGGGTCAAGTTCAAAAAGAAAAAGCTGGAGGAGCTGTATACCCAAGAGAAGAACGCTCACAAGTATCCAGGGGTCGTTGATGACTTCTTTGAAGTGATGAGTGCGATCGCCGCAGCAAAGGACGAGCGAGATCTTTATGCATTGAAGGGGTTTCACTTTGAAAAGCTTCAAGGGAAGCGCGGAAAAGAGGGGCAGCGTTCCATTCGGCTGAATAAGCAGTGGCGACTGATTGTCACGTTAGAAAACGACGAGGACGGTAGATTCGTTCTAGTCCTCGATATCGAGGACTACCACTGA
- a CDS encoding AAA family ATPase, protein MRELEVLTQAQYPLIYLVTPEEERAETAIAQVAKQEPERKVFIWTVTHGIVEYGQPRMLTQHNTQSPQPAIQWVMEQKDAGLYIFKDLHEFLDSTEVKRWLRDAIASFRNTYKTIVLMSPIQNIPVELEKDVAIVDFALPDMAILEGVLDLQLEKLPRHNRCTPDEREKLVKATLGLTVDEAEKVYRRARVVSGRLTESEVEIVLSEKKQLIRRNGILEYIEEDETIDSVGGLEELKRWLRNRTDAFTERAREYGLPQPKGMLILGVPGCGKSLIAKTTSRLWGLPLLRLDMGRVYDGSLVGKSEANLRSALKTAESISPAILFVDELDKAFGGASGSSDSDGGTSSRIFGSFLTWMQEKKSPVFVMATANRVDRLPGEFLRKGRFDEIFFVDLPTEQERVEIFRIHLSKRRKEIDRFDFEQLASASDGFSGAEIEQGLIAAMYESFAQHREPGQLDILAAIKATQPLSRTMMEQVAALREWAQQRARPAASSVAEYQRLEF, encoded by the coding sequence ATGCGAGAGCTAGAAGTTCTCACACAAGCCCAATATCCACTGATCTACCTCGTGACCCCCGAGGAAGAGCGGGCAGAGACTGCGATCGCCCAGGTGGCCAAACAGGAGCCCGAGCGCAAGGTCTTTATCTGGACCGTGACCCACGGCATCGTGGAATACGGCCAGCCTCGCATGTTGACCCAGCACAATACTCAATCTCCCCAACCGGCGATTCAGTGGGTGATGGAACAAAAGGATGCGGGGCTGTATATCTTTAAGGATCTGCACGAATTTCTCGATTCCACTGAGGTCAAACGCTGGTTGCGGGATGCGATCGCCAGCTTCCGCAATACCTACAAGACCATCGTGCTGATGTCCCCCATCCAAAACATTCCGGTGGAATTGGAAAAGGATGTGGCGATCGTCGATTTTGCCCTGCCCGATATGGCCATCTTGGAGGGGGTGCTCGATCTCCAGTTGGAGAAATTGCCCCGTCACAATCGCTGCACCCCCGACGAGCGCGAAAAACTGGTCAAAGCCACATTGGGGCTGACGGTGGACGAAGCCGAGAAGGTCTATCGGCGGGCCAGGGTGGTTAGCGGTCGTTTGACCGAGAGCGAAGTGGAGATCGTCCTGTCCGAGAAAAAGCAGCTCATCCGCCGCAACGGCATTCTGGAATACATCGAAGAGGATGAAACCATCGACTCGGTGGGGGGGTTGGAGGAGCTCAAGCGATGGTTGCGCAACCGCACCGATGCCTTTACCGAGCGCGCCCGCGAGTATGGTCTGCCCCAGCCCAAAGGCATGTTGATTTTGGGGGTGCCGGGGTGCGGCAAGTCTTTAATTGCGAAAACCACCTCGCGTCTGTGGGGCCTGCCCCTGTTGCGCTTGGATATGGGCCGCGTCTATGACGGCTCGCTGGTGGGTAAGTCTGAAGCGAACCTGCGCAGTGCCCTCAAAACAGCGGAATCGATTTCTCCCGCGATTCTGTTTGTGGATGAATTGGACAAAGCCTTTGGGGGCGCATCGGGGTCGAGCGATTCAGATGGCGGTACCTCCAGCCGCATCTTTGGCTCGTTCTTGACCTGGATGCAGGAGAAAAAGTCTCCAGTGTTTGTGATGGCAACGGCAAACCGAGTCGATCGCCTGCCGGGAGAGTTTTTGCGCAAAGGTCGATTCGACGAGATTTTCTTTGTGGATCTGCCGACGGAACAAGAGCGGGTAGAAATCTTTCGGATTCACCTATCCAAGCGCCGCAAAGAGATCGATCGATTTGATTTTGAACAGCTTGCCAGCGCCAGTGACGGATTTTCAGGCGCGGAAATCGAACAAGGTTTAATCGCAGCGATGTACGAATCGTTTGCCCAGCACCGGGAACCGGGTCAGCTGGACATCTTAGCTGCGATCAAAGCAACTCAACCGCTGTCTCGCACCATGATGGAGCAGGTGGCAGCTTTGAGGGAATGGGCCCAGCAGCGGGCTCGGCCAGCAGCATCATCTGTAGCCGAGTACCAGCGGCTGGAGTTCTAG
- a CDS encoding HNH endonuclease signature motif containing protein: protein MGYRNVGTPYISQESRCRFCGLNFFPNEPIEMHHLDGDRDNNRRDNLALLHQHCHDQAHAT from the coding sequence ATCGGATATCGGAACGTAGGAACCCCATACATCTCTCAAGAGAGTCGATGTCGCTTTTGTGGACTGAATTTCTTTCCAAATGAGCCTATCGAGATGCATCATCTCGATGGCGATCGCGACAACAATCGTCGCGACAATTTGGCTTTGTTGCATCAACACTGCCACGACCAGGCACATGCAACATAA